ATCGCGGCCGCACCGCCCAATGCGGTCAGCGCCGTGCCCGGATCCTCGGCTGCGCTGTCGATATAGATGTCAGCACCCAGAGCCTTTGCCAGTTCGGCCTTTTCGGGTCCGCGGGCGATGGCCGCCACCCGGTAGCCGAGCTGGTGGGCATACTGCACCCCGAGATGGCCGAGACCGCCGAGGCCCTGAATCCCGACCAGCGCACCCGGTGCTGCGCTGATCCCGCGCAGGGCGTTGAACGTCGTCACCCCTGCGCACAGCAGGGGAGCGGCGGTATCGGCGGGCAGTCCGTCGGGTACCCGCACCAGACCGGTGGCCCGCGCGTACACGATCTCGGCGTAACCACCGTCCTCGCTGGTACCGGGCGTCGGCTGGTCGGTGCAGTTCACGAAATCACCCCGCCGACAGAATTCACACGAATTGCACTGGCCACCGAGGAAACCCAGTCCGACGCGGTCGCCGGGTGCCCAACCGCGCACCCCGTCACCGACCGCATCGATGACGCCGACAATCTCGTGGCCTGGTACGACCGGCTGCGCTGGTTCGGGCCGTTGCCCTTCGACGGCGAGCACATCGCTGTGGCACACCCCGCAGGCGTGCACTCGCACCCGGACCCGGTCGTGGTCGGGGGCGACGATCTCGCGTTCGACGAGTTCGAAGTTGCGTTCTCCGGTGACCTGCCATGCGCGGTATGTGGGCATGGACTTCAGTGTGCTCACCGCAAACGCCTGCGCGCCATAGGTCACATGACCAACGATGCCGTGCGGGGCCAGGCGAAGGTACCGGGCGCGCCACGCACCCGATCACCGGCGAACACAATGATGAGATCCTCGGGGCAGCCCGAGTTCTCCCCAGCCGAGATGGCGCAGTTGCGGCCGACCGGGCGGCGACCAAGTGAGCGAGAATCTGGTAACCCAGCAGGTGCACGGTGCGGTGCTGACCATCACCATCAATCGGCCCCGACGCAATGCGATCAACGACGACGTCGCCGTTGCGTTGGCCGCACCGGCGAGGCGCTGAACGGGGTGCTCGGCGTGGCCGTTGCCGATGACGCGGTGTCCTGGGGATTCGGCCTGCGCTGGGTTTGATGGGGCGCTGGTGGCCACCACTACGGGCGCCACCCGGGTGTACGGCTACCCGGGGTGCAACTGGCGCTGGCCGTCGCTCGTGTCAGCTCAGACCGGCCGCCTTGACATTGCGGGTCAGCTCATCGGCCAGCACCT
This genomic window from Mycolicibacterium goodii contains:
- a CDS encoding alcohol dehydrogenase catalytic domain-containing protein gives rise to the protein MPTYRAWQVTGERNFELVEREIVAPDHDRVRVRVHACGVCHSDVLAVEGQRPEPAQPVVPGHEIVGVIDAVGDGVRGWAPGDRVGLGFLGGQCNSCEFCRRGDFVNCTDQPTPGTSEDGGYAEIVYARATGLVRVPDGLPADTAAPLLCAGVTTFNALRGISAAPGALVGIQGLGGLGHLGVQYAHQLGYRVAAIARGPEKAELAKALGADIYIDSAAEDPGTALTALGGAAAIVATAASGSSMSPLVAGLRPRGQLVVVGAAPDPIAVNTAELIFGGRSVTGSLTGSAIENEDNLTFSLANGITPMLEMVPFEQAPQAYERMMSGQARFRVVLEIGTSS